A stretch of Salvelinus namaycush isolate Seneca chromosome 42, SaNama_1.0, whole genome shotgun sequence DNA encodes these proteins:
- the LOC120035176 gene encoding stanniocalcin-2-like, with amino-acid sequence MLVKFAIALLVLSVLEQVVGLDNIDVHDNPSEKPASQKGRMSLQNTAEIQHCLVSAGDVGCGVFECFENNSCEIRGLQEICLTFLHNAGKFDSQGKSFIKDALKCMAHGLRHKFSCISRKCLAIKEMVFQLQRECYLRHNLCSAAKENVAVMVEMIHFQDLFPKGPYVELVNILLSCGEEVKEALTRSVRLQCEQNWGALCDSLSVCSSLTPPPGQSPASPDHRRHGSPHSEPDHPRPPRQGDKDKSSKGGFNVHPRSRSQGPRRQSPEAGVVAEQEDPEATDIRR; translated from the exons ATGTTGGTCAAATTTGCAATAGCGCTGTTGGTTTTGTCAGTTTTGGAGCAAGTGGTGGGATTGGATAATATCGATGTTCATGACAACCCGTCAGAGAAACCGGCCAGCCAGAAAGGACGTATGTCTCTGCAGAACACAG CTGAGATCCAGCACTGTCTGGTGAGTGCAGGAGACGTGGGCTGTGGTGTGTTTGAGTGTTTTGAGAACAACTCTTGTGAGATCAGAGGCCTGCAGGAGATCTGTCTGACCTTCCTACACAACGCTGGAAAGTTTGATTCCCAG GGTAAGTCGTTCATCAAGGATGCTCTGAAGTGCATGGCCCACGGCCTGAGACACAAGTTCAGCTGCATCAGCAGGAAGTGCCTGGCCATTAAAGAGATGGTGTTCCAGCTGCAGAGAGAGTGCTACCTCAGACACAATCTGTGTTCTGCAGCCAAGGAGAACGTTGCTGTCATGGTGGAGATGATCCACTTCCAGGACCTCTTCCCTAAAGG GCCATATGTGGAGCTGGTTAACATCCTACTGAGCTGtggggaggaggtgaaggaggcCTTAACGAGGAGCGTCCGGCtgcagtgtgagcagaactggGGGGCTCTCTGTGACAGCCTGAGTGTCTGCTCTTCCCTCACCCCCCCTCCCGGTCAGTCCCCCGCCTCCCCCGACCACCGCCGCCACGGGTCCCCCCACTCTGAgccagaccacccccgacccccccgACAGGGGGACAAGGACAAGTCCAGTAAAGGAGGCTTCAATGTCCACCCCCGCAGCCGCAGCCAGGGTCCCCGCCGACAGAGCCCCGAGGCTGGGGTGGTGGCGGAGCAGGAAGACCCTGAGGCCACAGACATCCGGAGGTGA